The following coding sequences are from one Panicum hallii strain FIL2 chromosome 5, PHallii_v3.1, whole genome shotgun sequence window:
- the LOC112891989 gene encoding uncharacterized protein LOC112891989 isoform X2 — MAAISSTAYFSSQPQLPASTADPATTTTASRGLARQPRRSCSFVMVEASSNTGGAVVRTRSLTEDDLEDLKGCLDLGFGFAYSEIPELCGTLPALELCYSMTRRFLDEQRAPGHEQEEEQENAATPLPNWRISGPGYSCWILLVFCFKTLRTPTEGGSVG; from the exons ATGGCGGCGATCTCCTCCACCGCCTACTTCTCCTCGCAGCCGCAGCTCCCGGCCTCCACCGCGGAccctgccaccaccaccaccgcgagCAGAGGGCTGGCGCGGCAGCCGCGCCGGAGCTGCAGCTTCGTGATGGTCGAGGCGTCCTCCAACACCGGCGGCGCGGTGGTCAGGACGAGGAGCCTCACGGAGGACGACCTGGAGGACCTCAAGGGCTGCCTCGACCTGGGCTTTGGGTTCGCGTACAGCGAGATCCCCGAGCTCTGCGGGACGCTGCCCGCGCTCGAGCTCTGCTACTCCATGACCCGGAGGTTCCTCGACGAGCAGAGGGCGCCGGGCCACGAGCAGGAGGAGGAACAGGAGAACGCGGCGACACCCCTCCCGAATTGGAGGATCTCTGGACCTG GATATTCATGCTGGATACTGCTAGTGTTTTGTTTCAAAACATTACGCACCCCAACTGAGGGTGGAAGTGTGGGATGA